A window from Bacteroidota bacterium encodes these proteins:
- a CDS encoding DUF2007 domain-containing protein produces MRLVTVATYPLAHQAHLARALLEDAGVVCFVANAYGNLFPADGGIRVQVPADAADEALSILRQAGELPGGEEAT; encoded by the coding sequence ATGCGGCTCGTCACGGTAGCGACCTACCCGCTCGCGCACCAGGCCCACCTCGCCCGTGCCCTGCTCGAAGACGCAGGCGTCGTCTGCTTCGTGGCGAACGCGTACGGCAACCTCTTCCCCGCCGACGGCGGCATCCGGGTCCAAGTCCCGGCCGACGCTGCGGACGAGGCGCTGTCCATTCTGCGCCAAGCCGGCGAGTTGCCCGGCGGCGAGGAGGCCACCTGA
- the purE gene encoding 5-(carboxyamino)imidazole ribonucleotide mutase translates to MPDPLVGIAMGSESDLPTMQAAADMLETFGVPFEMRVLSAHRTPDRMTAYAKSARERGLKVLIGGAGGAAHLPGMLAASTALPVIGVPVKSSALSGLDSLLSIVQMPGGVPVATVAIGQAKNAGLLAVQILALADEALAQKLADFRAAEIERVEVMDERVRGSI, encoded by the coding sequence ATGCCAGACCCCCTCGTCGGCATCGCGATGGGCAGCGAGTCCGACCTCCCGACCATGCAGGCCGCCGCCGACATGCTGGAAACGTTCGGCGTCCCGTTCGAGATGCGCGTCCTCTCGGCGCACCGGACGCCGGACCGGATGACGGCCTACGCGAAGTCCGCTCGCGAGCGCGGGCTGAAGGTCCTCATCGGCGGTGCGGGCGGGGCGGCCCACTTGCCGGGGATGCTCGCCGCGAGCACGGCGCTACCCGTCATCGGCGTGCCGGTCAAGTCGTCGGCGCTGAGCGGCCTCGACTCACTCCTCTCGATTGTCCAGATGCCGGGCGGCGTACCCGTCGCGACGGTCGCCATCGGACAGGCGAAGAACGCAGGGCTCCTCGCCGTGCAAATTCTCGCCCTCGCCGACGAGGCGCTCGCCCAGAAGCTCGCCGACTTCCGAGCGGCCGAGATCGAGCGCGTCGAGGTGATGGACGAGCGCGTGCGGGGAAGTATATAG
- a CDS encoding 5-(carboxyamino)imidazole ribonucleotide synthase has translation MSSVHRPLSTGPTLGILGGGQLGRMTALAAIPMGVSVRFLVPKPAPPVEGLGEVTVADWTDPEVLRAWSKGCHAITVESEWAPADILAEAAPDAALWPRPETLRLIRHKGRQSQTLAGDGLPLPDFKLCSNLDEALAAAEGFGYPVLLKQYTHSYDGYGNATARTPDDLRAAWPNLAAEDGLLVEAFVAFKQELTVLIARHPDGSHVTYPVAYTEQRDHRCHAVVVPADIPDATAEKAWRVGLAAVEAVGGVGITAVELFETEDGQILVNELAPRPHNTGHYSIEACHTSQFENHARAVLGWPLGSPDLRVPVAVMVNVLGARDGVTTSEITDALAVPGVGLHLYGKADVRPKRKMGHVTATGTDPAETRARAERAARLIRL, from the coding sequence TTGTCCTCTGTCCACCGTCCTCTGTCCACCGGCCCTACCCTCGGCATCCTGGGCGGCGGGCAGCTCGGGCGGATGACGGCGCTCGCGGCGATCCCGATGGGCGTCAGCGTCCGGTTTCTCGTCCCGAAACCCGCTCCGCCGGTCGAAGGACTCGGCGAGGTGACAGTCGCTGACTGGACCGACCCCGAAGTGCTGCGCGCATGGTCGAAAGGATGCCATGCAATAACGGTAGAAAGCGAGTGGGCACCGGCGGATATCCTCGCCGAAGCCGCCCCCGACGCCGCCCTCTGGCCGCGCCCCGAGACGCTCCGCCTCATCCGCCACAAAGGCCGCCAGAGCCAGACCCTGGCCGGCGATGGCCTTCCTCTCCCCGACTTCAAGCTCTGCTCGAACCTCGACGAGGCGCTCGCGGCGGCCGAAGGTTTTGGCTATCCCGTCCTGCTCAAGCAGTACACCCACTCGTACGACGGCTACGGCAACGCGACCGCTCGCACCCCGGACGACCTCCGCGCCGCGTGGCCCAACCTCGCCGCCGAGGACGGCCTCCTCGTCGAAGCGTTCGTCGCGTTTAAGCAGGAACTGACCGTCCTCATCGCCCGGCATCCCGACGGCTCGCACGTCACCTACCCCGTCGCCTACACCGAGCAGCGCGACCACCGCTGCCACGCCGTCGTCGTCCCGGCGGACATCCCCGACGCCACAGCCGAGAAAGCATGGCGTGTCGGTCTTGCAGCGGTCGAAGCCGTCGGCGGGGTCGGGATCACGGCGGTTGAGTTGTTCGAGACCGAGGACGGGCAGATTCTCGTCAACGAACTCGCGCCGCGCCCGCACAACACGGGGCACTACTCGATCGAAGCCTGTCACACCTCGCAGTTCGAGAATCACGCCCGCGCCGTCCTCGGCTGGCCGCTCGGCTCGCCCGACCTCCGCGTGCCGGTCGCGGTGATGGTCAACGTCCTCGGCGCGCGCGACGGCGTGACGACGTCGGAGATTACGGACGCCCTCGCCGTCCCCGGCGTCGGTCTCCACCTCTACGGTAAGGCCGACGTGCGCCCGAAGCGCAAGATGGGCCACGTCACCGCGACGGGCACCGATCCCGCCGAGACCCGCGCCCGCGCCGAACGGGCTGCCAGATTGATTCGTTTATAG
- a CDS encoding DNA translocase FtsK 4TM domain-containing protein, which produces MSRSSTRPKPKKRRSTKQRDAGLVSAQRKKEVFGLVLMALALLVTLALVTYSPADDALADAFSWRDALRPGGASTDNALGLIGAALSHALVPHFLGYPVVLLALLLGAWGYVFFRQRTTVFLPILSLLALVVTFLASTLFGWFADGPGTTLALWSGEVGLGVAGWMTQLVGATGSLILLIVAAIVALLLIIDRDIQITLDRAEASVTSLRSSAKQKWGDARDASARRKKARQAHTAERRSAREAKVKERKSGRAEERKRAEREKREEKEKRERKAPVPTPPVVEAPTPAEPPTPEPKPHPATPATRPAAPKLEPTLRVQGPVEEAEGDLGALHQQPTAATLPYDFPPIDLLDEPDASAGVDYDEIEENKQVLLDKLETYKVEITEINAVVGPTVTRYELTPAPGVRISRITALEDDLAMAMAAPGIRILAPIPGKSAIGVEIPNRQRELVRLRSVLGTARFTDAKMDLPVALGKNIQGEVSIEDLARMPHLLIAGATGAGKSVGLNGLVVGLLYACHPADLKFVMIDPKKIELGPYQVLLDHFLALPEGAEDPIITDFTQAAGVLKSCEREMEDRYDLLAEAGVRGIKEYNAKVRAGELSPEDDHRHLPYIVVIIDELADLMMTSGKEVEPPIARLAQMARAVGIHLVLATQRPSVDVITGLIKANFPSRMAFQTSSKIDSRTILDTGGAQQLVGNGDLLYMNGSRMTRLQGPFVSNAEIEQVVTHIGGQKGAGPYLLPPLETEESTDVFGPTSEEDRDDLFEDAARVIVRSQQGSVSLLQRKLSVGYTRAARIVDQLEDAGIVGPFEGSKARDVLVGDLESLEMLLHGEEEVEDGE; this is translated from the coding sequence GTGAGCCGATCCTCGACTCGCCCCAAGCCCAAAAAGCGCCGCTCCACCAAGCAGCGCGACGCCGGCCTCGTCTCCGCGCAGCGCAAGAAAGAGGTCTTCGGCCTCGTGCTGATGGCGCTCGCGCTCCTCGTCACGCTCGCGCTCGTCACCTACAGCCCGGCCGACGACGCGCTCGCCGACGCCTTCTCCTGGCGCGACGCGCTCCGCCCCGGCGGGGCCTCGACCGACAACGCGCTCGGCCTCATCGGGGCGGCGCTGTCGCACGCCCTCGTCCCCCACTTTCTGGGCTACCCGGTCGTGCTCCTCGCCCTTCTCCTCGGGGCGTGGGGCTACGTCTTCTTCCGCCAGCGCACAACGGTCTTCCTGCCGATCCTGAGCCTCCTCGCACTCGTCGTCACGTTCCTCGCCTCGACGCTCTTCGGGTGGTTCGCCGACGGTCCGGGCACGACGCTCGCGCTCTGGAGCGGCGAGGTCGGCCTCGGCGTGGCGGGTTGGATGACCCAGCTCGTCGGCGCGACGGGCTCGCTGATCCTCCTCATCGTCGCGGCGATCGTCGCGCTCCTGCTCATCATCGACCGCGACATCCAGATCACGCTCGACCGGGCCGAGGCGTCGGTGACCTCGCTGCGGAGCAGCGCGAAGCAGAAGTGGGGCGATGCCCGCGACGCCAGTGCCCGCCGGAAAAAGGCGCGCCAGGCTCACACAGCCGAACGGCGGTCGGCGCGCGAGGCGAAGGTGAAGGAGCGGAAGAGCGGACGTGCGGAAGAGCGGAAGAGAGCGGAACGGGAGAAGAGAGAGGAGAAAGAGAAGAGGGAAAGGAAGGCACCGGTGCCGACGCCGCCGGTGGTCGAAGCGCCGACGCCGGCGGAGCCGCCCACGCCCGAGCCGAAGCCCCACCCCGCAACGCCCGCCACTCGGCCCGCAGCTCCGAAACTCGAACCCACGCTGCGGGTGCAGGGGCCGGTCGAGGAGGCCGAGGGCGACCTCGGCGCGCTGCACCAGCAGCCGACTGCGGCGACCCTCCCCTACGATTTCCCGCCCATCGACCTGCTCGACGAGCCCGACGCCTCGGCCGGCGTTGACTACGACGAGATCGAGGAGAACAAGCAGGTGCTCCTCGACAAGCTGGAGACCTACAAGGTCGAGATCACCGAGATTAACGCGGTCGTCGGGCCGACCGTGACGCGCTACGAGTTGACGCCCGCGCCGGGCGTGCGGATCAGCCGCATCACTGCGCTCGAAGACGACCTCGCGATGGCGATGGCCGCACCCGGCATCCGCATCCTCGCCCCGATCCCCGGCAAGTCGGCGATCGGGGTCGAGATCCCGAACCGGCAGCGCGAGCTCGTGCGCCTCCGCAGCGTCCTCGGGACGGCCCGCTTCACCGACGCCAAGATGGACCTCCCCGTTGCGCTCGGCAAGAACATCCAGGGCGAGGTCAGCATCGAGGACCTCGCCCGGATGCCGCACCTGCTGATCGCAGGCGCAACCGGCGCGGGCAAGTCGGTCGGGCTGAACGGCCTCGTAGTCGGACTGCTCTACGCCTGCCACCCGGCCGACCTCAAGTTCGTCATGATCGACCCGAAGAAGATCGAGCTCGGGCCGTACCAGGTACTTCTCGACCACTTCCTTGCCCTGCCCGAAGGGGCCGAGGACCCAATCATCACCGACTTCACCCAAGCGGCCGGCGTGCTCAAGTCGTGCGAGCGCGAGATGGAGGACCGCTACGACCTCCTCGCCGAAGCGGGCGTGCGCGGAATCAAGGAGTACAACGCCAAAGTCCGCGCGGGCGAGCTCAGCCCCGAGGATGACCACCGGCACCTCCCCTACATCGTCGTCATCATCGACGAACTCGCCGACCTCATGATGACGAGCGGCAAGGAGGTGGAGCCGCCGATTGCGCGCCTCGCGCAGATGGCCCGCGCCGTCGGCATCCACCTCGTCCTGGCCACGCAGCGCCCGAGCGTCGACGTCATCACGGGGCTCATCAAGGCTAACTTCCCGAGCCGGATGGCCTTCCAGACCTCGTCCAAGATCGACAGCCGGACGATCCTCGACACCGGCGGCGCGCAGCAGTTGGTCGGCAACGGCGACCTCCTCTACATGAACGGCAGCCGGATGACCCGCCTTCAGGGACCGTTCGTCTCGAACGCCGAGATCGAGCAGGTCGTGACCCACATCGGCGGGCAGAAGGGCGCGGGGCCCTACCTCCTCCCGCCGCTCGAAACCGAAGAGAGCACCGACGTCTTCGGCCCGACGAGCGAGGAGGACCGCGACGACCTGTTCGAGGACGCCGCGAGGGTGATCGTTCGCAGCCAGCAGGGTTCGGTATCGCTCCTGCAGCGGAAGCTCTCAGTCGGCTACACGCGGGCGGCGCGCATCGTGGACCAGCTAGAGGACGCCGGGATCGTCGGCCCGTTCGAGGGGTCGAAGGCGCGCGACGTGCTCGTCGGCGACCTGGAGTCGCTGGAGATGCTGCTCCACGGCGAGGAAGAGGTGGAGGATGGCGAGTAG
- a CDS encoding antitoxin Xre/MbcA/ParS toxin-binding domain-containing protein, which yields MKSSAPYGWSLGLRARSAAEASSRVRQGFSAAALDRLRQRLDLSPEETAEALGTSSRTLARRRKEGRLGAAESDRLYRLARLYERAVEVFESEDDARRWFRLPQWALGDRTPLAFARTEPGSREVEALLDRIDYGVLA from the coding sequence ATGAAAAGTTCTGCCCCCTACGGCTGGTCGCTCGGCCTCCGCGCCCGTTCCGCTGCCGAGGCCAGCAGCCGCGTCCGGCAGGGCTTCTCCGCCGCCGCGCTCGACCGGCTTCGCCAGCGGCTCGACCTCTCGCCGGAAGAGACCGCCGAAGCCCTCGGCACCTCATCCCGCACACTCGCCCGGCGCCGCAAGGAAGGGCGCCTCGGGGCTGCCGAGTCGGACCGGCTCTACCGGCTCGCCCGGCTCTACGAGCGCGCCGTCGAGGTATTCGAGAGCGAAGACGACGCCCGGCGCTGGTTCCGGCTCCCACAGTGGGCCCTCGGTGACCGCACCCCGCTGGCCTTTGCCCGCACCGAACCCGGTTCCCGCGAGGTTGAAGCCTTGCTCGACCGCATCGACTACGGCGTGCTAGCCTGA
- a CDS encoding RES family NAD+ phosphorylase: MTVAWRVVKEAYARSAFDGEGARRSGGRFNSRGTAVVYAADSLALALLEVAVHLPSYHGLRGRVGFQLGIPDGSVEVLSEDDLPADWQATPPARAAQLLGDAWVAEARSAVFRVPSVIVPHAYNYVLNPAHPDFGRVEIGAPEPVPIDPRLMK, encoded by the coding sequence ATGACTGTTGCGTGGCGCGTCGTGAAGGAAGCCTACGCTCGCTCTGCCTTCGACGGCGAGGGAGCGCGGCGCTCGGGCGGACGCTTCAACAGCCGCGGCACCGCCGTCGTCTACGCGGCCGACTCGCTCGCCCTCGCGCTCCTCGAAGTCGCCGTCCACCTGCCCTCGTATCACGGCCTGCGCGGTCGCGTTGGCTTCCAACTCGGTATCCCGGACGGGTCGGTCGAGGTGCTCAGTGAGGACGACCTGCCCGCCGACTGGCAGGCCACGCCGCCCGCTCGCGCCGCGCAACTCCTCGGCGACGCGTGGGTGGCCGAAGCTCGGTCCGCCGTCTTCCGCGTGCCGAGTGTCATCGTCCCGCACGCCTACAACTACGTTCTCAACCCGGCTCACCCGGACTTCGGCCGCGTCGAGATCGGCGCCCCGGAGCCCGTCCCGATTGACCCACGCCTCATGAAGTAG
- a CDS encoding amidohydrolase family protein, with translation MRLILLLLLIPTAHAQLAVRGDLVYTMEGNPIQNGVVLTSADGQIEAVGPAAAIVLPDGYRVLDAAVVTPGFVDARATVGLSGILNQEGDQDHLDTSAPIQPELRAIDAYDPTEALVDWVLSFGVTTVHAGPSPGAPVAGQTAIFKTAAETVAEGLVEEAPMVVFVLGSGIRRNFDTPGTRSKEIAMLREALLDAQRYAEGMADEDEAKRPSRDLRNEALARVLSGEVAALVTAHRAHDILTALRLADEFGLRLVLDGGAEAYRVADHLSDRQIPVILHPTMIRPYGDAKNASFETAKTLRDRGIPVAIQSGYEAYVPKTRVVLFEAAVAAAHGLGTEGALETITLAPARILGIDDRVGSLAEGKDADLVLFDGDPFEYTSHVCTVIASGEVVVDECR, from the coding sequence ATGCGCCTCATCTTACTGCTCCTGCTCATCCCCACCGCCCACGCCCAACTCGCCGTGCGGGGCGACCTCGTCTACACGATGGAGGGCAACCCGATCCAGAACGGGGTCGTGCTCACGAGCGCGGACGGGCAGATCGAGGCCGTCGGTCCGGCGGCGGCGATTGTGCTTCCTGATGGGTACCGCGTGCTCGATGCGGCAGTCGTGACGCCGGGGTTTGTGGACGCGCGGGCGACGGTCGGGCTGTCGGGGATTCTCAACCAGGAGGGCGACCAGGACCACCTCGACACGTCCGCCCCGATCCAGCCCGAGCTCCGCGCCATCGACGCCTACGACCCGACTGAGGCGCTCGTGGACTGGGTGCTCTCGTTCGGGGTGACGACGGTCCACGCCGGGCCGTCGCCGGGCGCGCCGGTGGCCGGGCAGACGGCGATCTTCAAGACGGCGGCCGAGACCGTCGCCGAGGGTCTGGTCGAGGAAGCGCCGATGGTGGTCTTCGTCCTCGGCTCCGGCATCCGGCGCAACTTCGACACGCCGGGGACGCGCTCGAAGGAGATCGCCATGCTGCGCGAGGCGCTGCTGGACGCGCAGCGCTACGCCGAGGGGATGGCCGACGAGGACGAGGCCAAGCGCCCGAGCCGCGACCTCCGCAACGAGGCCCTCGCGCGCGTCCTCTCCGGCGAGGTCGCCGCGCTCGTCACCGCCCACCGCGCCCACGACATCCTCACCGCCCTCCGCCTCGCCGACGAGTTCGGCCTGCGCCTCGTCCTCGACGGCGGGGCCGAGGCCTACCGCGTCGCCGACCACCTGAGCGACCGGCAGATCCCCGTCATCCTCCACCCGACGATGATCCGCCCCTACGGCGACGCCAAAAACGCGAGCTTCGAGACGGCCAAGACGCTCCGCGACCGAGGCATCCCGGTGGCGATCCAGAGCGGGTACGAGGCTTACGTTCCCAAGACCCGCGTCGTGCTTTTCGAGGCGGCGGTTGCCGCGGCCCACGGCCTCGGCACCGAAGGCGCGCTCGAGACGATCACCCTCGCGCCAGCCCGCATCCTCGGCATCGACGACCGCGTCGGCTCGCTCGCCGAGGGCAAGGACGCCGACCTCGTCCTCTTCGACGGCGACCCGTTCGAGTACACCTCGCACGTCTGCACCGTCATTGCCAGCGGCGAGGTCGTCGTAGACGAATGCCGATGA